Proteins encoded together in one Penicillium digitatum chromosome 1, complete sequence window:
- a CDS encoding Cytochrome P450 monooxygenase, putative, with amino-acid sequence MGLAENVLPLVTVTNVILGFVAYVFFKFSWQIIYNRFFSPLAKFPGPFWGSVTRLWIAWQNLQETEVPTVYALAKKHGPVVRITPTLLLVNDHKKLPELYHRNADKTGHYITGSFGETESLFNMRSHKTHAGFRKHIAGPYSFSNIKKMEPLVDERITQWIGKLNEKFAKSGEAFDFAWWAVYMAYDIISEIGFGEPFGFIEKGEDIGGLIQGFHDGLPAFGLLARLHPFTSWVKTTFLKKYLVAKPADNSGIGVLMRFRDRLIDKRIKDIKYGRKPNRTDLLQTFLEALTEDGKPLDLEYIRAEVLLVLLAGADTTGTAFQAMVQFLLTHPEAYKRMMEEIDNAARKGLISDMPQYDEVLEHLPFYVGCVKETMRLCPSAPNIFPRYVPEPGIDLYGCFAPAGTEITCNPYLVHRDPNLYGYDAEEFKPERWLDVERAKLYNKYNFSFGYGSRVCLGRDIAMMELFKGPLQFFRQYKPQTAQGKPDAQFMIKGGVGYWRDVWLNISPRAEVKAE; translated from the exons ATGGGCCTTGCAGAAAATGTCCTGCCACTGGTGACAGTGACCAATGTCATATTAGGTTTTGTGGCCTATGTTTTTTTCAAGTTCAGCTGGCAAATCATTTACAATCGCTTCTTCAGTCCGCTCGCCAAGTTCCCCGGTCCTTTCTGGGGTTCTGTAACTCGTCTCTGGATCGCATGGCAGAATCTGCAGGAAACCGAGGTTCCAACTGTCTATGCGCTTGCTAAAAAACATG GCCCTGTTGTTCGCATTACCCCGACATTGTTGCTGGTCAACGATCACAAAAAGCTTCCGGAACTCTACCACCGCAATGCAGACAAGACCGGGCACTATATTACGGGAAGCTTCGGTGAGACCGAGTCTCTGTTCAATATGAGGTCTCACAAGACCCATGCCGGGTTCAGAAAGCACATTGCCGGACCG TACAGCTTCAGCAACATCAAAAAAATGGAGCCATTGGTTGATGAGCGCATTACCCAATGGATCGGCAAGCTCAATGAAAAGTTCGCGAAGAGCGGCGAAGCCTTCGACTTCGCCTGGTGGGCAGT CTACATGGCCTACGACATAATCAGCGAAATCGGCTTCGGCGAGCCTTTCGGCTTCATCGAAAAGGGCGAAGACATCGGGGGCCTAATCCAAGGCTTCCACGACGGTCTCCCAGCCTTCGGCCTCCTAGCCCGCTTGCACCCCTTCACCTCATGGGTAAAGACCACCTTCTTAAAAAAATACCTTGTCGCCAAGCCAGCCGACAACTCCGGCATTGGTGTTCTAATGCGCTTCCGTGACCGACTCATCGACAAGCGCATCAAGGACATCAAATACGGCAGGAAGCCCAACCGCACAGACCTGCTCCAGACTTTCCTTGAGGCTCTCACGGAAGACGGAAAGCCCCTTGATCTGGAGTACATCCGCGCAGAGGTTCTGCTCGTCCTCCTTGCTGGTGCAGACACAACAGGCACCGCCTTCCAGGCCATGGTGCAGTTCCTCTTGACCCACCCGGAGGCGTATAAGCGTATGATGGAGGAAATCGACAACGCCGCTCGTAAGGGCCTTATCTCAGATATGCCACAGTACGATGAGGTCCTAGAGCACCTGCCTTTCTATGTCGGCTGTGTGAAGGAGACCATGCGTCTATGTCCGTCTGCGCCGAATATCTTCCCCCGTTATGTCCCTGAGCCGGGGATCGATCTTTATGGTTGCTTTGCGCCGGCGGGTACGGAGATTACCTGTAATCCGTACCTTGTGCATCGGGATCCGAACCTTTATGGGTATGATGCCGAAGAGTTTAAGCCAGAGAGATGGTTAGATGTTGAGAGGGCGAAATTATATAATAAGTATAACTTTTCGTTTGGGTATGGATCGCGTGTTTGTTTGGGGAGGGATATTGCTATGATGGAATTGTTTAAGGGTCCTTTGCAG TTCTTCCGCCAATACAAGCCGCAGACTGCACAGGGTAAGCCTGATGCTCAGTTCATGATCAAAGGTGGTGTTGGCTACTGGAGAGATGTGTGGTTGAACATCTCTCCCCGGGCAGAGGTGAAGGCTGAGTGA
- a CDS encoding Integral membrane protein Pth11-like, putative → MAGTNGSQGPVVVGICVAFAALTFIVLALRLFARIFVLRQMGIDDYLIIGACVFSWSFIAVTIVAVKDGLGEHIQDVDQTRMVDYALTVWLSSMFYLATLGFIKTSVLWFYTRLGDRHLTRLSYLMMGVIMAQAGSFVLVAAFQCQPISKAWNTTKPGKCVQINLFYLCNAALNIFTDLLTYTLPINVVFRLQMPRKQKLILALILCLGLFTCVSSIIRITFIPTMLSSKDSTYAISGAMYWSVIETNIGILAASIPSFKAIASRFLPRFIGEYNSGKKYGPWSSDNTSPRYPSGFGKVKDPNSLTMITVNGKEDIPMGTNIGPASNSSEERIIPHGKIFAHTQIETTFERNEYGSEGSPSLEQDRL, encoded by the exons ATGGCTGGTACTAATGGTTCTCAAGGCCCTGTGGTCGTGGGTATCTGTGTAGCATTTGCTGCCTTGACCTTCATTGTTTTGGCTCTCCGGCTCTTTGCACGCATTTTTGTCTTGCGTCAAATGGGCATTGACGACT ACCTCATTATTGGCGCTTGT GTGTTTTCATGGTCATTTATTGCTGTCACAATTGTCG CGGTCAAAGATGGACTTGGAGAACACATTCAGGATGTTGATCAGACCAGAATGGTCGATTATGCTTTG ACCGTCTGGCTGAGCTCgatgttctatctcgcaaCACTTGGATTCATCAAAACCTCCGTCCTGTGGTTCTATACTCGCCTCGGAGATCGCCATCTCACTCGCCTCTCCTATCTTATGATGGGAGTTATTATGGCACAAGCCGGCTCATTCGTTCTTGTAGCTGCATTCCAATGTCAGCCCATTAGCAAAGCCTGGAATACCACTAAACCCGGAAAATGCGTCCAGATCAACCTTTTCTACCTGTGCAACGCCGCCCTGAACATTTTCACCGATCTCTTGACTTATACCCTACCGATTAATGTCGTCTTCCGTCTCCAGATGCCTCGGAAGCAGAAGCTTATTCTGGCCTTAATTCTCTGTCTTGGTCTTTT CACTTGTGTTTCCTCTATCATCCGAATCACGTTCATTCCTACCATGCTTAGCTCAAAGGACTCCACGTACGCCATCAGCGGTGCCATGTACTGGTCAGTCATCGAAACTAACATCGGCATCCTTGCTGCCTCTATCCCGTCCTTCAAGGCGATTGCCTCCCGATTCCTGCCCCGCTTCATCGGCGAATATAACAGTGGGAAGAAATATGGTCCCTGGTCAAGTGACAATACTTCCCCGCGGTATCCATCTGGATTCGGAAAGGTCAAGGATCCTAACAGCCTCACTATGATCACAGTCAATGGCAAGGAGGATATTCCCATGGGTACCAACATTGGCCCGGCTAGCAACTCTAGCGAGGAGCGCATTATCCCCCATGGTAAGATCTTTGCTCACACACAGATCGAAACTACCTTCGAAAGAAATGAGTATGGAAGTGAGGGTTCGCCATCGCTCGAACAGGATCGACTATGA
- a CDS encoding NAD dependent epimerase/dehydratase, with translation MGQKASVPQPGAQIQVIGAGLPRTGTSSFSQALETLLNGPVYHCGTQISIGPPTEIKSWMPILQNWLRKDDRTSRAKMLTLLHRRLTGYVAITDSPGSELVLELMELYPDAKVICTTRDPVSWEKSMLHVQSLTGVWFARAVLLPLDGMRHFIPYGYLLAALWERLYGGVAGQHGRETYARHVAWLKEFVPEDRLVFFDVKDGWGPLCEALGVEAPVDVPFPRINDSEAIERSVNYHLRRGLMRWAYIVGVIGVGVAAFRMWR, from the coding sequence ATGGGCCAAAAAGCCTCCGTTCCCCAGCCGGGCGCACAAATCCAAGTCATTGGTGCCGGGCTACCACGTACAGGGACCTCATCGTTCAGCCAAGCGCTAGAAACTCTCCTGAATGGACCGGTGTACCACTGCGGCACACAAATATCGATAGGCCCACCAACTGAGATTAAAAGCTGGATGCCAATTCTGCAGAACTGGCTCAGAAAGGATGACCGCACAAGCCGGGCAAAGATGCTCACCCTCCTGCACCGCCGATTGACCGGCTACGTCGCCATCACCGACTCCCCAGGCTCTGAGCTCGTCCTGGAACTCATGGAGCTGTACCCAGACGCCAAGGTCATCTGCACCACACGAGATCCTGTATCATGGGAGAAGAGCATGCTCCACGTGCAGAGTTTGACGGGCGTCTGGTTTGCGCGTGCTGTTCTGCTCCCGCTGGACGGGATGAGACATTTTATCCCATATGGGTACCTGCTGGCGGCGCTTTGGGAGAGGCTCTATGGTGGGGTTGCAGGTCAGCATGGGAGGGAGACGTATGCGAGGCATGTTGCTTGGTTAAAGGAGTTTGTGCCCGAGGATAGGTTGGTTTTCTTCGATGTCAAGGATGGGTGGGGTCCGCTGTGTGAGGCTCTGGGTGTCGAGGCTCCGGTCGATGTGCCGTTTCCTCGTATCAATGACTCTGAGGCCATTGAGAGGTCTGTAAATTATCATTTACGTAGGGGCCTTATGCGCTGGGCTTACATTGTCGGcgtcattggtgttggggTGGCGGCTTTTCGCATGTGGAGGTGA